The Ascochyta rabiei chromosome 5, complete sequence genome has a segment encoding these proteins:
- a CDS encoding Multiple RNA-binding domain-containing protein 1 — protein sequence MESSRIFVRGLPPKFTEDDVRKHFAKFPVTDVKFFPHRRIGYVGYKTPEDAAKAVKYFNKTFIRMTKIFVEVARPISDELLPKSRRQIKVEKTAPRSDDYFPPPKEDNALKRKREEAEQDPKLKEFLEVYQPPSKTNIWTEGDAQIAAGNSAAAEQSVQDVVVPADESDDEYQVIAKKPKTVEASNEALTETHPVPAAEPINATKDAVVQDTDETMQDAPDAVAADQPPTTDDDWLRSRTNRLLDLVEDDDVPVAPASAPSKPAAEKRDSPVAIEQQLESTQTADAPVVDAVPSEEDKIRETGRLYLRNLHFEVAEEDIRKQFAKYGSLAEVHVPLKKIDGKGKGFAFVQFKDPENAVEAFNENDRTIFQGRLLHVISAKAKKDTKLDEFEISKLPLKKQKEIRRKQDAVKATFNWNSLYLNADAVMSTLASRMGISKAELLDPTSSDAAVKQAHAETHIIQETKNYFAQHGVDLEAFKNSAKGDTAILVKNVPHSVTADELRKTFEEHGKITKFLMPPTGMTAIVEFSNAAEAKTAFMALSYRKMMGSILYLEKAPKELFKEGFVAPVVQETSTNKPDAKLTATDLLEEAPEPDASNTATLYVRNLNFSTTTERLTETFKPLSGFRSARVKTKIDPKRGVLSMGFGFVEFDSPEAATAALRTLDGHDLEGHKLQIKASHKGADAAEERRKEDAAKKAASTKILIKNLPFEASKKEVRALFTPYGQLRSVRVPKKFDSSSRGFGFAEFTTKRDAVNAMNALKNTHLLGRRLVLAFAETESDDPEKELEKMQQKMGAQANKVALQKLTAGGRQKFNVAGSDELDE from the exons ATGGAATCGTCTCGCATCTTCGTACGTGGGCTGCCGCCCAAGTTCACCGAGGACGATGTGCGCAAGCATTTTGCCAAGTTCCCGGTCACAGACGTCAAGTTCTTTCCACATCGCCGCATTGGATACGTCGGTTACAAGACGCCTGAGGATGCTGCGAAGGCTGTCAAGTACTTCAACAAAACCTTCATCCGGATGACCAAGATCTTTGTCGAGGTTGCCCGGCCG ATCTCGGACGAGCTGCTACCCAAGTCACGACGACAGATCAAGGTTGAGAAGACTGCACCCAGGAGTGACGACTACTTCCCACCACCGAAGGAAGACAATGCTCTGAAGCGCAAGCGTGAAGAAGCAGAGCAAGATCCAAAGCTAAAGGAGTTCCTCGAGGTCTATCAGCCACCCTCAAAAACCAATATTTGGACAGAGGGTGATGCGCAAATTGCTGCAGGCAATTCTGCAGCAGCTGAACAGTCTGTACAAGACGTAGTCGTACCTGCAGACGAAAGCGACGACGAGTACCAGGTCATCGCCAAGAAGCCCAAGACCGTAGAAGCATCAAACGAGGCACTGACGGAGACACATCCTGTACCAGCGGCCGAGCCCATCAACGCTACCAAAGACGCTGTTGTGCAGGACACCGACGAAACAATGCAGGATGCGCCAGATGCAGTCGCGGCTGACCAACCTCCCACAACCGACGATGACTGGCTGCGATCACGGACAAACAGACTCTTAGATCTTGTCGAGGATGACGATGTCCCTGTCGCTCCTGCATCTGCCCCATCAAAACCTGCCGCTGAGAAGCGTGACTCCCCAGTGGCTATCGAACAGCAGCTTGAGTCTACGCAAACTGCCGATGCACCGGTTGTTGATGCTGTGCCGTCCGAAGAAGACAAGATCCGAGAAACAGGTCGACTGTACCTTCGAAACCTACATTTCGAGGTCGCTGAAGAGGACATTAGAAAACAGTTTGCCAAATACGGATCACTCGCTGAA GTGCATGTGCCCTTGAAGAAGATCGATGGCAAGGGTAAGGGCTTCGCGTTCGTGCAGTTCAAGGACCCTGAAAATGCCGTCGAGGCCTTCAATGAGAATGATAGAACCATCTTTCAGGGTCGTCTCTTGCACGTAATCTCCGCCAAAGCGAAGAAGGACACCAAGCTTGACGAATTTGAGATCTCCAAACTGCCACTGAAAAAGCAGAAGGAGATCCGACGGAAGCAAGATGCTGTCAAAGCTACCTTCAATTGGAACTCGCTGTACCTCAATGCAGATGCGGTCATGTCCACCCTTGCGAGTCGCATGGGGATAAGTAAGGCAGAGCTGCTTGATCCAACGTCTTCTGACGCTGCGGTCAAACAAGCTCATGCCGAGACCCACATTATCCAGGAGACCAAGAACTACTTCGCTCAACATGGGGTAGATCTTGAGGCTTTCAAAAACAGCGCAAAGGGCGACACTGCGATCTTAGTCAAGAATGTTCCTCACTCTGTCACAGCAGATGAACTGCGAAAGACGTTCGAGGAGCATGGCAAAATCACAAAGTTCCTCATGCCACCGACGGGCATGACTGCTATTGTAGAATTCTCAAATGCTGCAGAGGCGAAGACAGCATTCATGGCCCTTTCGTATCGTAAGATGATGGGCTCCATCTTGTACCTCGAAAAGGCACCGAAAGAACTGTTCAAGGAGGGCTTTGTGGCACCTGTAGTTCAGGAAACGTCCACCAACAAGCCAGATGCCAAACTCACTGCAACGGACTTGCTCGAAGAAGCTCCCGAACCAGATGCGTCGAATACCGCCACCCTCTATGTCCGGAATCTTAACTTTTCTACCACAACCGAGCGCCTTACAGAGACGTTCAAGCCTCTCTCCGGCTTCCGCAGTGCCAGAGTCAAGACCAAGATTGACCCGAAGCGAGGTGTACTATCGATGGGTTTCGGCTTTGTCGAATTCGATAGCCCAGAAGCAGCAACAGCTGCGCTTCGAACCCTGGATGGCCATGATTTGGAGGGCCACAAGCTGCAGATTAAAGCATCCCACAAGGGTGCAGATGCAGCAGAGGAGCGGCGCAAAGAGGACGCCGCAAAAAAGGCGGCGAGCACCAAGATTCTTATCAAGAACTTGCCCTTCGAAGCTAGCAAGAAGGAGGTGCGCGCCCTGTTCACCCCTTACGGCCAGCTTCGGTCCGTCAGGGTGCCCAAGAAGTTTGATTCGTCTTCACGTGGTTTCGGTTTCGCTGAGTTCACCACAAAACGCGACGCTGTCAACGCCATGAACGCCTTGAAGAACACCCATCTTCTCGGTCGACGATTGGTTCTTGCCTTTGCAGAGACCGAATCGGACGATCCCGAGAAGGAACTCGAGAAGATGCAGCAGAAGATGGGAGCACAGGCCAACAAGGTTGCCCTGCAAAAGCTCACGGCAGGCGGCCGCCAGAAGTTTAACGTTGCAGGCAGCGACGAGCTAGATGAATGA
- a CDS encoding Dynein light chain: MASEKSDLVKQEAQIKSADMSEEMQNEAIEVAQQAMEQFTIEKDIAQFIKKEFDNRKGATWHCIVGRNFGSFVTHETKHFIYFYLGHCAILLFKTQ, from the exons ATGGCCAGCGAAAAGTCCGATCTCGTCAAGCAGGAGG CGCAGATCAAGTCTGCCGATATG AGCGAAGAAATGCAGAACGAAGCCATTGAAGTTG CACAGCAAGCAATGGAGCAGTTCACAATTGAAAAG GACATTGCGCAGTTCATCAAGAAAGAA TTCGATAACCGCAAGGGTGCCACATGGCACTGTATCGTCGGCAGGAACTTTGGTAGTTTCGTGACTCACG AGACGAAGCACTTCATATACTTCTACCTTGGACACTGCGCCATCCTTTTGTTCAAGACCCAGTAA
- a CDS encoding transcription factor IIA subunit alpha, translating to MSNQVVGNVYQQIIEKVIQASQNDFEEFGVDQSTLDEMKQGWQEKLSALKVAAFPWDPQPEPVRQPPTVPSNVKVDNDMPQVSAAQDHINFPNPQLKPETGYPQHPSQNYPQVQAYTGGGYDNHHGLAQQRAQNLVMQRQQQNNMMPQSNFPNLPQQNLHLPQQGQHPMQTQQQRMMAPQQHQQQRPPQQLPQQRPPQQQNNLYTSQTDGTGEGLEDWKAFLAARRAAESEEGRVAADEFMRARVDAMAMQQDSGLMVPLNSMPKGKKRKAAVRVLQAEQAKASSSISVPSESVPGLFDGPDDDIKPGEEDPDDAINSDLDDPEDDLNDGDNSDDEMVDYMLCTYDKVQRVKNKWKCTLKDGILTTNKKEYLFHKANAELEF from the exons ATGTCGAACCAGGTGGTG GGTAATGTCTATCAGCAAATCATCGAGAAGGTCATCCAGGCTTCGCAAAATGACTTCGAGGAGTTTGGCGTAGACCAGTCGACGCTCGACGAGATGAAGCAG GGCTGGCAAGAGAAGCTGTCTGCTCTCAAGGTCGCCGCCTTTCCGTGGGACCCACAGCCTGAGCCGGTGCGTCAGCCGCCTACAGTGCCATCGAACGTCAAGGTAGACAATGACATGCCTCAGGTGTCTGCGGCGCAGGACCACATCAACTTCCCTAATCCACAGTTGAAGCCCGAGACTGGTTACCCGCAGCATCCTAGTCAAAACTACCCTCAGGTCCAAGCCTACACTGGCGGCGGATATGACAACCACCACGGTCTCGCCCAGCAGCGAGCACAGAACCTCGTCATGCAGCGACAGCAGCAGAATAACATGATGCCACAGTCAAACTTCCCAAATCTGCCCCAACAAAATCTTCATCTCCCACAACAAGGCCAGCATCCCATGCAGACCCAACAACAGCGAATGATGGCACCACAGCAGCATCAGCAACAGCGCCCACCTCAACAACTGCCACAACAGCGTCCCCCGCAACAGCAGAACAATCTATACACCTCGCAAACAGATGGTACTGGAGAAGGCTTAGAGGACTGGAAGGCGTTCCTTGCGGCGAGGCGAGCTGCAGAGAGCGAGGAAGGACGAGTTGCCGCTGACGAGTTTATGCGCGCTCGTGTCGATGCCATGGCGATGCAGCAGGATAGTGGGTTAATGGTTCCGCTCAACTCGATGCCGAAAGGCAAGAAGAGGAAAGCAGCTGTTCGTGTCCTCCAAGCCGAACAAGCTAAGGCATCGTCGTCGATATCAGTGCCCAGCGAGTCAGTGCCTGGCTTGTTTGACGGACCTGATGACGACATCAAGCCCGGTGAGGAAGATCCGGATGATGCCATCAACTCGGATCTTGACGATCCTGAGGACGATCTGAACGACGGCGACAACAGCGACGATGAGATGGTCGATTACATGTTGTGTACCTATGACAAGGTGCAGCGTGTCAAGAACAAGTGGAAGTGCACACTCAAAGATGGCATTTTGACCACGAACAAAAAGGA ATACCTATTCCACAAAGCCAACG CTGAACTCGAGTTCTGA
- a CDS encoding 1-alkyl-2-acetylglycerophosphocholine esterase, producing MSFLERKTTRITGNTPQNDRRNSTIGGGSSGQVPNAKKPRSRPPKSLRDRLPFPQSTLPPSSGPYSIANMEIEVPVENPRTISDIKRDGRHLLQLETVLFTLYYPAAFGTGEGQDPAGHKDWSRETWLPRPRIQTARGYAHFAGVPDWTLISFLGATSMLTKLRGFRNSPPATHWPPEGNSKNNGYKIKNQQGPPPNGHDGEPVFPLLMFSHGLGGTRTAYSSLCSEFASYGFVVCAVEHRDGSGPRTFVNHRKQKTRSKDHKGGAKPNKADCGGDKECEQEWKRWKNVDHTDEEIRKGNHHIDYIFPKGNRKDTAPNNERGVDQELRNAQIELRLCELEEAYNVLKKICAGDGEEVARQNLRSEGFVGGSSRGLQGVQWGQWKNRFHVDKMTMAGHSFGAATVVEVLRHTDRFKNVQAGIIYDIWGAPIKPPAESPKHRIHLPLLGINSEAFMYWQQNFDAVISLMKEAKDSGAPAYLLTVRGSVHISQSDFSLLYKGVTNLLMKATVHPQRAIDLNVSASLEFLRLVAPDAGSGKTLINRCMTYEGLLETELLEEVPDEHRPADQWIAARLKVPHEFRTRLTAGVQRRFKRNEKGETVHRTGDEIWMHFKPTAGELERWIQEDNRGEERIDSDHATKTGPWTDNPATHEPHGDKDDSKNNGHGDPSCADASSKRSLSKDIGNRANDGVESSSHTGLSKDENNSTLKNDREEQGRAYVAGDRSQ from the exons ATGTCTTTCCTTGAGCGCAAAACAACGCGCATTACCGGAAACACGCCTCAAAATGACCGTCGTAACTCCACCATAGGTGGGGGGTCGTCAGGCCAGGTTCCTAATGCAAAGAAGCCTCGCTCACGACCCCCGAAATCGCTACGTGACCGTCTTCCCTTTCCACAAAGTACACTGCCTCCTTCGTCTGGACCCTACTCGATTGCGAACATGGAAATCGAGGTGCCTGTCGAGAATCCACGAACCATATCTGACATAAAACGAGACGGGCGGCATCTGCTGCAATTGGAGACGGTGCTTTTCACACTCTACTATCCTGCAGCTTTTGGCACTGGCGAAGGGCAGGACCCAGCAGGGCACAAAGACTGGAGTCGCGAGACTTGGCTCCCTCGACCGCGCATACAAACAGCAAGAGGATATGCGCACTTTGCCGGCGTTCCGGACTGGACGTTGATCAGTTTCTTGGGTGCAACTTCCATGCTCACTAAGCTCAGAGGCTTCCGTAACAGCCCGCCAGCTACACACTGGCCGCCCGAGGGCAATTCCAAGAACAATGGGTACAAAATCAAGAACCAACAAGGGCCGCCTCCAAACGGTCATGACGGGGAGCCGGTATTCCCCCTGCTGATGTTCAGCCATGGTCTTGGAGGCACAAGGACAGCATACTCCAGTCTGTGCTCCGAGTTTGCTAGTTACGGCTTCGTTGTCTGTGCGGTTGAACATCGTGACGGGTCAGGTCCAAGGACATTTGTCAACCACAGAAAGCAGAAGACCAGAAGTAAAGACCATAAAGGAGGGGCAAAACCAAACAAAGCGGACTGTGGAGGAGACAAAGAATGCGAGCAGGAGTGGAAAAGATGGAAAAACGTGGACCATACCGACGAAGAAATAAGGAAGGGAAATCACCACATCGATTACATCTTTCCTAAAGGCAACCGAAAGGACACAGCACCCAACAATGAGCGTGGCGTCGACCAAGAATTGCGGAACGCTCAGATTGAACTACGATTGTGTGAGCTGGAAGAAGCCTACAATGTCTTGAAGAAGATATGTGCTGGAGATGGCGAGGAGGTTGCCCGCCAGAATTTACGTAGCGAAGGCTTCGTCGGTGGGTCCTCAAGAGGCCTTCAAGGCGTTCAATGGGGGCAATGGAAAAACAGATTTCACGTCGACAAGATGACCATGGCCGGGCACAGCTTCGGCGCCGCCACTGTGGTTGAAGTTCTGAGACACACAGATCGCTTCAAGAATGTACAGGCTGGCATCATCTACGATATCTGGGG TGCGCCTATTAAACCACCTGCGGAATCTCCTAAGCATCGCATCCACCTGCCGCTGCTGGGTATCAATAGCGAGGCATTCATGTATTGGCAGCAAAATTTTGATGCTGTCATATCGTTAATGAAGGAAGCTAAGGATAGCGGAGCGCCAGCATATCTTCTCACAGTCCGAGGATCGGTACACATCAGCCAGTCGGACTTCTCGCTGTTATACAAGGGCGTCACCAATCTCCTCATGAAGGCTACGGTACACCCACAGAGAGCAATCGACCTCAATGTAAGCGCTTCACTCGAATTTCTTCGTCTCGTAGCTCCGGATGCTGGCTCTGGCAAAACTTTGATCAATCGTTGCATGACCTATGAAGGCTTGTTGGAAACCGAGCTGCTCGAGGAGGTACCCGACGAGCACCGTCCAGCCGATCAGTGGATAGCAGCTAGACTAAAGGTCCCCCACGAATTTCGTACACGGCTTACTGCTGGAGTGCAAAGGAGATTCAAGCGAAACGAGAAGGGAGAAACAGTCCATAGGACAGGGGATGAAATTTGGATGCATTTCAAGCCCACGGCGGGAGAGCTTGAGCGATGGATTCAAGAAGATAACCGGGGTGAGGAGAGGATTGATTCTGACCACGCCACGAAAACGGGCCCATGGACAGATAATCCCGCCACACATGAGCCTCATGGCGACAAAGACGACTCGAAAAACAACGGACATGGCGATCCATCGTGTGCAGATGCTTCGTCGAAGCGATCGTTATCGAAAGACATTGGCAATAGAGCGAACGATGGAGTAGAGTCTAGCAGTCATACAGGACTAAGCAAGGATGAGAACAATTCTACGCTCAAGAATGATAGAGAAGAACAAGGACGAGCCTACGTTGCGGGCGATAGATCACAGTAA